The following are encoded together in the Humulus lupulus chromosome 5, drHumLupu1.1, whole genome shotgun sequence genome:
- the LOC133778281 gene encoding uncharacterized protein LOC133778281, which produces MGALASISPWIPEDDLLLKNSVEAGASLESLAKGAVQFSRKFTVRELQDRWLTLLYDPIISAQASALMIEFERSASMLPSKFNRFGNLKENKCVTGKRKVESIRSCYYDLRKRICNEPFNSMDITLLVGPTNSNYVGNGDKPLSTNCMLGDAVSNPFGLEVSEMDNMTCAFPNDLMDADDGTIHTFHTGLENPAQENFSVEQNNMLEEIPHVLGENMPSMRNVSGVEEMGEPTDLAASLFQGVEIEVKNSPAFNQVDGDQLNMCPEFEGNKGFNSSVSGSIAPFNSMEYLSPLPRMPVDNCLGDRDLCSGDSFHLPDDYDARNTRTSGFDVHSEVKVKMESAYDNFQVHDDTDNYLAELSNSLLDFNDEELMCMDTDGRDMIDKSYYDGLSSLLLNSPNDVGQDQMTNITEVETSIDPDMCTMNSSGPCPGELHDDTECHKSAEQISFNSPNQMQSSISASNLQFPELEGGVICCVLNTEDPVVPCNDNVFISNQPAVMLSTAEVKLQETTRPLSSSVKDFSSNQRTGDRGPNLMHKERKPPGDPRVFSQHVSQEMGLNPSVGSFRVKLAASKSDSANMASKVAGIASSGLNSANSSTRTLQEPLKEETREMLMAKHLNSTDISLEKPALGSASFKNYPHTNAIGIKEEHDGSRDQEKSINAELTPMNNTAVFEPLLDNPTAEQDGVLHESEEDDIPCYSDIEAMVLDMDLDPDEQDLHSSEEVSRYQHEETKRAIVRLEQSAHSYMQRAIASHGALAILYGRRSKHYIKKPEVLLGRATFESPVDIDLGREGRSNKISRRQAIIKMDKGGSFSLKNLSSRFSISVNNKEVGPQQSLNINSSCLIEIRGMPFIFETNPARVKMYLDSMKTSHIQEDQL; this is translated from the exons ATGGGTGCGCTTGCTTCCATCTCTCCTTGGATTCCTGAAGACGACCTTTTACTCAAGAATTCCGTCGAG GCTGGTGCTTCTTTGGAGTCACTTGCTAAGGGTGCAGTGCAATTCTCTCGAAAATTTACTGTTCGAGAACTGCAAGATCGATGGCTTACTCTTCTTTATGATCCAATTATTTCTGCTCAAGCATCTGCTCTAATGATTGAGTTTGAGCGTTCTGCTTCAATGCTTCCATCGAAGTTCAATAGATTTGGAAATTTAAAAGAGAACAAGTGTGTTACAGGGAAGAGAAAAGTGGAAAGTATTCGTAGTTGTTACTATGATTTGCGTAAAAGGATCTGTAACGAGCCATTTAATTCCATGGATATCACTCTTCTTGTTGGCCCTACTAATAGTAATTATGTTGGAAATGGAGACAAACCTTTATCCACAAATTGCATGCTTGGAGATGCAGTCTCAAACCCTTTTGGGCTTGAGGTTTCAGAAATGGATAATATGACTTGTGCTTTTCCAAATGATCTGATGGATGCTGATGATGGGACTATCCATACTTTCCACACAGGTCTTGAAAACCCAGCTCAAGAAAACTTTTCTGTTGAGCAAAATAACATGCTTGAAGAAATTCCTCATGTTCTCGGAGAAAATATGCCTTCTATGAGAAATGTCTCTGGGGTTGAGGAGATGGGAGAACCAACAGATTTGGCAGCCAGTCTCTTTCAAGGGgttgaaatagaagtaaaaaacTCTCCTGCTTTCAATCAAGTTGATGGTGATCAGTTGAACATGTGTCCTGAATTTGAAGGGAATAAGGGCTTTAATTCCTCTGTCTCAGGATCTATTGCACCATTTAACAGCATGGAGTATTTATCTCCACTTCCCAGGATGCCAGTGGATAATTGTCTTGGAGACAGGGATCTATGCTCTGGAGATTCTTTTCATCTTCCTGATGATTATGATGCTAGGAATACAAGAACATCTGGCTTTGATGTTCACTCAGAAGTCAAGGTGAAAATGGAATCGGCCTATGATAATTTTCAAGTTCATGATGACACCGACAATTATTTGGCCGAACTATCCAATTCTCTTTTAGACTTCAATGATGAGGAGCTCATGTGTATGGATACTGATGGAAGAGATATGATTGATAAGTCTTACTATGATGGTCTAAGCTCACTTTTGTTGAATTCACCAAATGATGTTGGTCAAGATCAGATGACCAATATAACAGAAGTTGAAACATCAATAGATCCAGATATGTGTACTATGAATTCATCTGGTCCATGTCCTGGAGAGCTACATGATGACACGGAGTGTCATAAGAGTGCTGAACAAATATCATTCAATTCTCCGAACCAGATGCAATCATCTATATCAGCTTCAAACCTTCAATTTCCTGAATTAGAAGGAGGAGTTATTTGCTGCGTGTTAAATACTGAGGACCCTGTAGTTCCATGCAATGATAATGTTTTTATATCAAATCAACCAGCCGTGATGTTGTCTACAGCAGAAGTGAAGCTTCAAGAAACAACTAGACCACTTTCTTCATCTGTTAAGGATTTCAGTAGCAATCAACGGACTGGTGATAGAGGACCTAACTTGATGCATAAAGAAAGAAAACCTCCTGGAGATCCTCGTGTATTTTCTCAACATGTTTCACAAGAAATGGGTCTGAATCCTTCAGTTGGTAGTTTTCGGGTTAAGTTGGCAGCTTCTAAGTCTGACTCGGCTAATATGGCATCCAAGGTTGCAGGTATTGCTAGTAGTGGTCTAAATTCTGCAAATTCAAGCACAAGGACACTCCAAGAGCCTCTGAAGGAAGAGACCAGAGAAATGTTAATGGCCAAGCATCTCAACTCAACTGATATCTCTTTAGAGAAACCAGCTTTAGGTTCTGCAAGCTTTAAAAACTATCCACACACAAATGCCATTGGTATCAAAGAGGAACATGATGGGTCCAGAGATCAGGAGAAGTCTATAAATGCAGAGTTGACGCCCATGAATAATACTGCTGTTTTTGAACCACTTCTAGACAATCCAACAGCAGAGCAGGATGGGGTTCTTCATGAGAGTGAAGAAGATGACATACCTTGTTATTCGGATATTGAGGCAATG GTACTTGACATGGACTTGGATCCAGATGAACAGGACTTGCATTCTAGTGAAGAAG TCTCAAGATATCAGCATGAGGAGACTAAGAGGGCAATCGTACGGCTGGAGCAGAGTGCTCATTCTTATATGCAACGAGCTATTGCATCTCATGGAGCACTTGCCATTCTATATGGGCGACGCTCGAAGCATTATATTAAGAAACCCGAG GTGTTATTAGGTAGAGCAACATTTGAAAGCCCTGTTGACATTGATTTGGGAAGAGAGGGCCGCTCCAATAAGATATCCCGGAGGCAG GCCATCATAAAGATGGACAAGGGTGGATCTTTCTCTCTGAAAAACCTTAGCAGCAGGTTTTCAATATCTGTGAACAACAAAGAAGTAGGCCCTCAGCAGAGTCTTAACATTAATTCCAGTTGCTTGATTGAG ATAAGAGGGATGCCATTTATATTTGAGACGAACCCAGCTCGTGTGAAAATGTATCTTGATAGCATGAAGACTAGCCATATACAAGAAGACCAATTATAA